In the genome of Candidatus Binatia bacterium, one region contains:
- a CDS encoding VOC family protein translates to MTPCAKSTVATVIPCLRYRDVAAAISWLCAAFGFERHLVAEDEEGKIVHAQLRFGNGMVMLGPASDAHSDFNRFMKQPDQVGGETQAPYVVVNDADSLYARAQAAGAEIVIPLHDEAYGGRGFSCRDPEGHLWYFGTYDPWGEAHSR, encoded by the coding sequence ATGACACCCTGCGCGAAAAGCACCGTTGCGACCGTGATTCCATGTCTTCGCTACCGGGATGTAGCCGCCGCGATTTCCTGGTTGTGTGCTGCCTTCGGGTTCGAGCGCCACTTGGTCGCGGAAGATGAAGAGGGCAAGATCGTTCATGCCCAGCTCCGGTTCGGCAACGGGATGGTCATGCTCGGACCAGCTTCCGACGCCCACAGCGATTTCAACCGGTTCATGAAGCAGCCTGATCAGGTTGGGGGCGAAACACAAGCCCCGTACGTAGTTGTGAACGATGCGGACAGCTTGTACGCCCGGGCTCAGGCCGCTGGGGCGGAAATCGTGATCCCGCTCCACGACGAAGCCTATGGGGGCCGCGGCTTCAGTTGTCGCGATCCCGAAGGCCACCTGTGGTATTTCGGTACGTACGACCCCTGGGGCGAGGCGCACTCCAGGTAG
- a CDS encoding S8 family serine peptidase codes for MAAPRRVGRIVVAASGNEAWSDRLADPACVPRVVRVGAVYDRRLARFATRVCEDVDVTADQVACFSNSASFLSLLAPGVVIEFAGIGMAGASQAAPHVAGAIASLRTQDRFTSDSADCTIARVLRTGTPIFDSRNGYTFPRLNLDAASLTWPNSVGNCNADGRVVTEELETGVGIAPGALPLAQCPRFDAAEDGEVTIEELVTGVNIALFGCAFGASGLT; via the coding sequence ATAGCTGCGCCACGTCGCGTAGGTCGCATTGTGGTTGCCGCTTCCGGAAACGAGGCGTGGAGCGACCGGCTTGCTGACCCGGCCTGCGTGCCGCGAGTTGTGCGTGTTGGTGCGGTGTACGATCGCCGGCTCGCTCGATTTGCGACGCGGGTGTGCGAAGATGTGGATGTTACGGCTGACCAGGTTGCGTGTTTTTCCAACAGCGCTTCTTTTTTGAGCTTGCTTGCTCCAGGAGTGGTCATTGAATTTGCCGGGATCGGAATGGCGGGTGCCTCGCAAGCCGCCCCTCACGTCGCTGGTGCCATTGCTTCTCTGCGCACGCAGGACCGTTTTACATCGGACTCTGCTGACTGCACGATCGCACGGGTGCTCAGAACGGGCACACCGATTTTCGATTCACGCAACGGCTATACATTTCCCCGGCTGAACCTGGACGCTGCTTCGCTCACATGGCCGAATTCTGTCGGTAACTGCAACGCCGACGGCCGCGTCGTTACCGAGGAACTCGAGACAGGGGTGGGCATCGCGCCGGGGGCATTGCCACTTGCGCAGTGCCCGCGGTTCGATGCTGCGGAAGACGGCGAGGTCACCATCGAGGAGCTGGTGACTGGCGTTAACATTGCCCTCTTTGGATGCGCTTTCGGGGCGAGCGGGTTGACGTGA
- a CDS encoding MoxR family ATPase, with protein sequence MSHDNGFKRFQGTPGYIASAALVDAVNCAIALERPLLIKGEPGTGKTVLARHVAEGLGLKMLSWHIKSTSKAAEGLYVYDTVQRLNDSRFGTGDVSDIRRYIKLGPLGQAFASPERVVLLIDEIDKADLEFPNDLLRELDEMRFTIVETGEEIVARHRPIVIITSNNEKELPDAFLRRCIFYYIEFPDPALMRRIVAVHHPHLDAKLLDQVLIKFYWLREQPELRKKPSTSELIDWIAALVRAGVSIEKVEQHIPFVGALLKKEQDVDALLRYDAAGGRFPKSWAELGPRYNQ encoded by the coding sequence ATGTCGCACGATAACGGCTTCAAACGCTTTCAAGGAACTCCGGGTTATATCGCTTCAGCGGCGTTGGTGGATGCAGTCAACTGCGCCATCGCCCTCGAGCGGCCACTGCTCATCAAAGGGGAGCCCGGTACCGGCAAAACCGTACTCGCCCGCCACGTGGCGGAAGGGCTCGGACTCAAAATGCTCTCGTGGCACATCAAGTCCACGAGCAAAGCAGCGGAGGGGCTATACGTGTACGACACGGTGCAACGGCTCAACGATAGCCGCTTTGGCACGGGGGATGTGTCCGACATCCGCCGCTACATCAAGTTGGGGCCCTTAGGGCAGGCCTTCGCTTCGCCCGAGCGCGTCGTGCTCCTCATCGATGAAATCGACAAGGCTGACCTGGAATTCCCCAACGACCTGCTGCGCGAGCTCGACGAAATGCGCTTCACCATCGTGGAAACCGGCGAGGAAATTGTCGCGCGGCACCGACCGATCGTGATCATCACGTCGAACAACGAAAAGGAACTGCCGGATGCCTTTCTCCGCCGCTGCATTTTCTACTACATCGAGTTTCCCGACCCAGCACTGATGCGGCGCATCGTGGCCGTGCACCATCCTCATCTCGATGCCAAGCTGCTCGATCAGGTGCTCATCAAGTTTTACTGGCTGCGAGAGCAACCGGAATTGCGCAAAAAGCCTTCCACTTCGGAGCTCATTGATTGGATTGCCGCGCTCGTACGTGCAGGGGTGAGCATCGAGAAAGTCGAGCAGCATATTCCGTTTGTCGGTGCGCTGCTTAAGAAGGAGCAAGATGTCGACGCATTGCTGCGTTACGATGCGGCTGGGGGTCGCTTCCCCAAGTCTTGGGCTGAACTTGGGCCGCGATACAACCAATAG
- a CDS encoding VWA domain-containing protein, translated as MFLDLFYGLREEGVPVGIQEWMTFLEALEKGLHGSSLLGFYQLGRACLIKSETFFDAYDRVFARVFRGVEGSLGDEVVEKVLEWLRNPKNFPNLTPEQLAELERLSHHELMRRFLETLEKQTERHDGGDKWIGTGGRSPYGHSGQHPTGIRVGGPPRSRSAMKVAEERRFRDYRTDVSLDVRQMRVALRRLRQLTRTGEATELDLDRTVDETCRNAGEIELIFRPPRRNDVRLLLLMDVGGTMDPYFEPVSQLLTALHEERGLRAFEAYYFHNCIYDHVYTRARMFRSDAVPTGDLLRRLDSRWKVMLVGDAAMHPAELLEPFGNIDPRRVSATPGIVWLQRIASHFDRAVWVNPEKPAYWEADTCRIIRKLFPMFYLSVDGLTEAVQALVGARTHAPSHA; from the coding sequence ATGTTTCTCGACCTGTTTTACGGCTTGCGGGAAGAAGGAGTGCCAGTGGGCATTCAGGAATGGATGACCTTCCTCGAAGCCTTGGAGAAAGGTTTGCACGGGTCGAGTTTGCTTGGCTTTTACCAGCTAGGGCGCGCTTGCTTAATCAAGAGCGAAACATTCTTCGACGCATACGATCGCGTCTTTGCGCGTGTTTTTCGCGGTGTGGAAGGCTCGCTCGGCGACGAAGTGGTTGAGAAAGTTCTCGAGTGGCTGCGCAACCCGAAAAATTTCCCCAACCTCACGCCCGAGCAGCTCGCGGAACTCGAGCGCCTAAGCCATCACGAACTCATGCGCCGTTTCTTGGAAACCCTTGAGAAGCAAACCGAGCGACACGACGGGGGCGACAAGTGGATTGGCACTGGTGGGCGCTCGCCCTACGGGCACTCTGGCCAGCATCCTACCGGCATTCGAGTGGGTGGTCCGCCGCGCAGTCGCTCGGCAATGAAAGTGGCCGAAGAGCGGCGGTTCCGCGATTACCGTACAGACGTGAGCCTCGACGTGCGCCAAATGCGGGTAGCGCTCCGTCGCTTGCGGCAGCTTACCCGCACTGGCGAGGCCACCGAGCTCGATCTCGACCGTACCGTCGACGAAACTTGCCGTAACGCTGGCGAGATCGAACTTATCTTCCGCCCGCCGCGGCGTAACGATGTGCGCTTGCTCTTGCTGATGGATGTCGGCGGGACCATGGATCCGTACTTCGAACCGGTAAGCCAGTTGCTGACCGCGCTGCATGAAGAGCGGGGGTTGCGTGCCTTCGAGGCGTACTATTTCCACAACTGCATTTACGACCACGTCTACACCCGGGCACGGATGTTTCGCAGCGACGCTGTCCCCACGGGCGACTTGCTCCGACGTTTGGACTCGCGCTGGAAGGTGATGCTCGTGGGCGACGCAGCCATGCATCCAGCCGAGCTGCTCGAGCCATTCGGGAACATCGACCCGCGCCGGGTGTCGGCAACGCCAGGAATTGTGTGGCTCCAACGCATTGCCTCGCACTTCGATCGTGCGGTGTGGGTGAACCCGGAAAAGCCTGCATATTGGGAAGCCGACACTTGTCGCATCATCCGCAAGCTGTTCCCCATGTTTTACCTGAGCGTTGACGGGCTTACGGAAGCGGTGCAAGCTCTAGTTGGCGCGCGCACGCACGCCCCGAGCCATGCTTGA
- a CDS encoding YbhB/YbcL family Raf kinase inhibitor-like protein, whose protein sequence is MKLSSESFVDGGRIPERCAFGKYHPQTHVELSDNKNPHLAWSDLPAGTKSLVLLCHDSDVPSRADDVNKEGVVVPATLPRVDFFHWVLVDLAPSISKIAEGEFSNGIVPRGKPGPEGPRGTRQGINDFTNWFANDPQMAGDYYGYDGPCPPWNDEIVHHYHFTLYATDFDRFPLSGRFTGGEVLRALQGHVLAQARITGLYAINPNAR, encoded by the coding sequence ATGAAACTGTCGAGCGAAAGCTTCGTGGACGGTGGGCGCATCCCGGAGCGCTGTGCCTTCGGGAAATACCACCCGCAGACACACGTCGAGCTGAGCGACAATAAAAACCCGCACTTGGCATGGTCGGATCTACCCGCTGGGACAAAGTCGCTGGTGCTGCTCTGCCATGACTCCGACGTGCCGAGCCGGGCGGACGACGTGAACAAGGAAGGTGTCGTGGTCCCTGCAACCTTGCCGCGAGTGGATTTCTTCCACTGGGTCCTCGTGGACCTCGCGCCGAGCATCAGCAAGATTGCCGAAGGCGAGTTTTCCAACGGGATCGTGCCGCGCGGAAAGCCCGGGCCTGAAGGGCCGCGGGGCACGCGCCAGGGGATCAACGACTTCACGAACTGGTTCGCCAACGATCCGCAAATGGCCGGCGATTACTACGGGTACGACGGGCCCTGCCCCCCGTGGAACGACGAGATCGTGCACCACTATCACTTCACGCTGTACGCCACCGACTTTGACCGCTTTCCGCTTTCCGGCAGGTTCACGGGAGGTGAGGTCCTCCGCGCCTTGCAAGGGCACGTGCTTGCCCAAGCGCGCATCACCGGCCTCTACGCAATCAACCCAAACGCGCGCTGA
- a CDS encoding efflux RND transporter permease subunit: MSRAGFNLSALAVRERSVTLFFLLVTAVAGAMAFWSLGRAEDPAFTVRALVVSAVWPGATAQQMQELVADRLEKRIQGVDYFYRVETTARPGRVDMVVEFHDYTPSAKVPDLFYEVRKRMLDESSRLPSGVLGPFVNDEFSDVYFALYSLTAPELAPRQLVREAEKIRDRLNAIPGVEEVHVIGERPERVFVRFDNARLAQLGLSPLQVLDAVEAYNRLVPAGLFEIQGPRLLFRVDADLADLDSVRNVPLRAGGRLITLGDIADVYRGYEDPPSYLVRAFGKDAVLLGVVMRRGENGLELGERLRDFLAHQRELLPLGLHLDEVTNQAHAIAAAVELFQVKFFIAVGVVTLVSLVALGPRAGIVVGIAVPLTLGLTFLLMRLTGINLDRISLGALIVALGLLVDDAIIAIEMMVVKLEEGWERTTAAAYAWTVTAAPMLTGTVVTALGFLPIGFARSGVGEYAGNMFWVLAYALLVSWLVAVVFTPYLGVALLPDYRSERISEDMLYSTPRYQRLRRAVQQCVQHRWTVVLVSLGILLASILVLNVAVPRQFFPTSDRAEVIVDLYLPQGTSIEVTDRVAKRMEAFLAERREVRSLAAYVGAGAPRFFISLNPEMPNSAFAKVVAVTGSAREREAVLAAIRDAVAQGKFPEARVRAHTLLYGPPVQWPVSFRVLGPDLVELRHWAREVRNIVAQNPHVVDPHLEWQERVPVLRWRIDRERLRAIGLTPRDLAQQLQFEFGGFPATELREDIRGVPLFLRGSGDGQVDALQVKTGDGRTVPLTHVGKLEVEFEEPVLKRYNRVPFIAVNAEVQGAQASDVTWQIWQTLEPLRARLPTGYRIDISGTVEQSQKGERSIQAVQPIMLLLMLMVIMLQMRTFRGTLLVVATAPLGIIGAVPALLVAQRPLGFVAMLGLIGLAGILMRNTLILAKQVDDNLEAGLPARDAIVEATVRRVRPVVLTAAAAVLAFIPLATDTFWGPMAIALMGGVTAGTIITLLLLPALYAVWFGVAPSVTAADMPGRGVR; the protein is encoded by the coding sequence ATGAGTAGAGCTGGGTTCAATCTTTCTGCGCTGGCGGTGCGCGAGCGCTCGGTGACGTTGTTTTTCCTGTTGGTCACTGCCGTAGCCGGAGCAATGGCGTTTTGGTCCCTCGGGCGAGCAGAAGATCCAGCGTTTACCGTGCGTGCGTTGGTCGTATCCGCAGTGTGGCCCGGTGCCACTGCGCAGCAAATGCAAGAGTTGGTGGCGGACCGCCTCGAGAAACGGATTCAAGGGGTGGACTATTTCTACCGCGTGGAGACGACGGCGCGGCCCGGCCGTGTCGACATGGTTGTGGAGTTCCACGATTACACACCATCGGCCAAGGTTCCGGATTTGTTTTATGAAGTCCGGAAGCGGATGCTCGACGAGTCGAGCCGGCTCCCGTCCGGTGTGCTTGGTCCGTTCGTCAACGACGAGTTTTCCGACGTGTACTTCGCGCTCTACTCGCTGACCGCGCCAGAGCTGGCGCCGCGCCAACTGGTCCGCGAAGCGGAAAAGATCCGCGATCGGTTAAACGCCATCCCCGGGGTGGAAGAAGTGCACGTGATTGGAGAGCGGCCGGAGCGCGTATTCGTTCGCTTCGACAACGCCCGTCTGGCGCAGCTCGGGCTCTCGCCGCTGCAAGTTTTGGATGCAGTGGAAGCGTATAACCGCTTGGTCCCGGCCGGTTTATTCGAAATCCAAGGGCCGCGCTTGTTGTTTCGGGTTGACGCCGACCTGGCGGACCTCGACTCCGTACGCAACGTGCCCCTGCGCGCGGGGGGCCGTTTGATCACCTTGGGCGACATCGCCGACGTGTATCGGGGATACGAAGATCCGCCCTCGTACCTCGTGCGCGCGTTTGGCAAGGATGCCGTGCTTCTCGGCGTCGTCATGCGCCGCGGCGAAAACGGGCTCGAGCTCGGCGAGCGCCTCAGGGATTTTCTCGCCCACCAGCGGGAGTTGCTACCGCTCGGCTTGCATCTCGACGAGGTGACGAATCAGGCGCACGCCATTGCCGCGGCGGTCGAATTGTTTCAAGTGAAGTTCTTCATTGCCGTGGGGGTAGTGACCCTCGTGAGCCTCGTGGCTCTCGGCCCTCGTGCCGGAATCGTGGTTGGCATTGCCGTGCCGCTGACGCTCGGGCTCACCTTTTTGCTCATGCGCCTGACGGGGATCAATCTCGATCGGATTTCGCTCGGGGCGCTGATTGTGGCTTTAGGGCTGCTCGTGGACGACGCCATCATCGCCATCGAGATGATGGTGGTGAAGCTCGAAGAGGGATGGGAGCGGACAACTGCAGCGGCATATGCTTGGACCGTAACGGCGGCGCCGATGCTGACGGGAACGGTGGTCACCGCGCTCGGCTTTCTCCCGATTGGCTTTGCCCGCTCGGGAGTGGGTGAGTACGCGGGCAATATGTTTTGGGTGCTCGCTTACGCCCTGTTGGTTTCGTGGCTCGTGGCGGTGGTGTTTACTCCTTATTTGGGTGTCGCGTTGTTGCCCGATTATCGCAGCGAGCGCATCAGCGAGGACATGTTGTACTCCACCCCGCGGTATCAGCGGCTGCGGCGGGCCGTTCAGCAGTGTGTCCAGCACCGCTGGACCGTGGTGCTGGTGAGCCTAGGGATTTTGCTCGCCAGTATTCTGGTTTTGAACGTAGCCGTGCCGCGGCAGTTCTTTCCGACTTCAGACCGTGCGGAGGTGATTGTCGACTTGTACCTGCCGCAAGGCACGAGCATCGAAGTTACCGATCGGGTGGCCAAGCGTATGGAGGCGTTTTTGGCTGAGCGGCGCGAGGTGCGCAGTTTGGCCGCGTACGTCGGGGCAGGGGCACCGCGGTTTTTTATTTCGTTGAACCCGGAAATGCCGAATTCGGCGTTTGCGAAGGTGGTGGCGGTGACCGGTTCGGCGCGAGAGCGTGAGGCGGTGCTGGCCGCGATTCGTGACGCAGTGGCACAGGGCAAGTTTCCGGAGGCCCGGGTACGCGCACACACGTTGCTGTACGGTCCGCCAGTGCAGTGGCCCGTGAGTTTTCGCGTGCTCGGACCGGATCTCGTGGAGCTCCGCCACTGGGCGCGCGAGGTGCGCAACATCGTCGCGCAAAATCCTCATGTTGTGGATCCTCACCTCGAATGGCAGGAGCGGGTTCCGGTGCTGCGCTGGCGCATCGACCGCGAGCGGTTGCGCGCCATCGGACTCACCCCGCGCGATTTGGCTCAGCAACTGCAATTCGAGTTCGGCGGCTTTCCCGCCACAGAGTTGCGGGAGGACATTCGTGGCGTGCCGCTTTTCTTGCGCGGCAGCGGCGATGGGCAGGTGGATGCGTTGCAGGTCAAAACCGGCGATGGACGCACGGTGCCGCTCACCCATGTGGGCAAGTTGGAGGTGGAGTTCGAGGAACCGGTGTTAAAGCGGTACAATCGCGTGCCCTTCATTGCCGTGAACGCCGAGGTTCAGGGTGCGCAGGCCAGCGATGTGACCTGGCAGATTTGGCAAACTTTGGAGCCGCTGCGGGCGCGGCTGCCAACCGGATATCGCATCGACATCAGCGGCACGGTTGAGCAGTCGCAAAAAGGCGAGCGTTCCATTCAAGCCGTGCAGCCCATCATGCTGCTGCTGATGCTCATGGTCATCATGCTGCAGATGCGCACGTTTCGCGGCACCCTACTGGTTGTGGCCACGGCGCCCCTCGGGATCATTGGGGCGGTGCCTGCGTTGTTGGTCGCGCAGAGGCCCTTAGGGTTCGTCGCCATGCTGGGGTTGATTGGGCTTGCCGGGATTCTCATGCGGAACACCCTAATTTTGGCCAAGCAGGTGGACGACAATCTCGAGGCTGGCCTGCCCGCGCGCGATGCCATCGTGGAAGCCACAGTGCGGCGGGTGCGGCCAGTGGTGCTCACCGCTGCCGCAGCCGTGCTCGCCTTTATCCCGCTTGCGACCGACACGTTTTGGGGGCCGATGGCTATTGCCCTCATGGGCGGTGTGACCGCCGGCACCATCATCACGCTGCTGCTCCTGCCCGCCCTGTACGCGGTGTGGTTTGGCGTTGCACCCTCGGTAACGGCGGCAGACATGCCAGGGCGTGGCGTGCGGTGA
- a CDS encoding efflux RND transporter periplasmic adaptor subunit — MRVAKVEQVASASWSLSGTIRAREEAPLAFRVGGQIRRRWVEAGRRVAAGEMLFELDDHDARQGVAAAEAQVVAARAEAEHAERERVRAAALREQRLVSEQGYELAATTATAARERLRVAEAQLAQARNLLDYTKLAAPAAGIVAEVHAEVGQVVAPGQPVAVVALEGPREAEVYLPETRHADPPAEGVATVWGDPREWPARLREVAGSADPLTRTWRARFALQGDTRELPLGATVRLVFSEAEQTLQRIAASALFDNGDGAHVWIVRDGRVQLETVRVHSLEGEHALIENRLPADAQVVALGVHLLQPGQAVRIAP; from the coding sequence GTGCGGGTGGCCAAGGTGGAGCAAGTTGCCTCTGCAAGTTGGAGCTTGTCGGGAACAATTCGCGCACGCGAGGAAGCTCCTTTGGCGTTTCGCGTTGGCGGGCAAATCCGCCGCCGCTGGGTAGAGGCTGGGAGGCGGGTGGCTGCGGGCGAGATGTTGTTCGAGCTCGACGACCACGATGCCCGGCAAGGAGTGGCGGCGGCTGAGGCGCAAGTGGTTGCGGCGCGGGCCGAGGCCGAACATGCAGAGCGCGAGCGGGTGCGTGCCGCGGCGTTGCGCGAGCAGCGGCTCGTGAGCGAGCAGGGTTACGAGCTTGCCGCCACCACGGCGACTGCGGCGCGGGAACGGCTCCGTGTCGCCGAGGCCCAACTGGCCCAGGCACGCAACCTGCTCGACTACACCAAGCTTGCCGCCCCGGCGGCCGGAATCGTGGCGGAAGTTCATGCAGAGGTTGGGCAAGTGGTAGCCCCGGGCCAGCCCGTAGCCGTGGTTGCGCTGGAGGGCCCGCGGGAAGCGGAAGTGTACTTGCCGGAAACGCGGCATGCGGATCCGCCAGCCGAGGGGGTCGCGACGGTTTGGGGCGATCCCCGCGAGTGGCCGGCGCGCTTACGGGAGGTGGCTGGGAGTGCAGATCCGCTAACGCGCACTTGGCGAGCCCGGTTCGCCCTACAAGGCGACACGCGGGAACTGCCCCTCGGGGCTACCGTGCGGCTGGTCTTTAGTGAGGCGGAGCAAACGCTCCAGCGCATCGCTGCATCCGCATTGTTCGATAACGGCGATGGGGCGCATGTGTGGATCGTGCGCGATGGGCGTGTACAGCTCGAAACTGTGCGCGTGCACTCGCTCGAGGGGGAGCACGCCCTCATTGAAAATCGTCTTCCTGCGGACGCCCAGGTCGTCGCTCTGGGGGTGCATCTGCTCCAGCCCGGCCAGGCGGTTCGGATTGCACCATGA
- a CDS encoding TetR/AcrR family transcriptional regulator, translating into MAARTRKQPQAARTTRRPRGRPRDERKRSDIIAAARRIFFAADPRKLRMERIAREAGVSKATLYAYFPNLTELLRAVIQDHRASMTRALDRLPQTTSDVRASLVEFGTRLVEFLTSSETVALQRMLAAEPSLRQRLGRLIYREGPETMRTKVARILSAAEARGDLRPHDSQRAAEQLLGMWQGIVSIGLLIGGRPAPSRKERERAVEHAVDVLLRAYGPSPNG; encoded by the coding sequence ATGGCCGCGAGAACGAGAAAACAACCGCAGGCAGCGCGCACTACCCGCCGGCCGCGCGGGCGGCCGCGCGACGAGCGCAAGCGGAGCGACATCATTGCCGCGGCCCGGCGCATCTTTTTCGCCGCTGACCCCCGCAAGCTGCGCATGGAACGGATTGCCCGCGAGGCGGGAGTGTCGAAGGCCACGTTGTATGCCTACTTCCCCAACCTCACCGAACTGCTGCGCGCGGTCATCCAAGACCACCGTGCGAGCATGACCCGTGCGCTGGACCGGCTCCCGCAAACCACCTCTGACGTTCGGGCTTCTCTCGTCGAGTTCGGGACCCGCTTGGTCGAGTTCCTCACCAGCAGCGAAACCGTTGCGTTGCAACGCATGCTCGCTGCCGAGCCGTCTCTCCGCCAGCGCTTGGGCCGGTTGATTTACCGCGAAGGACCCGAAACGATGCGGACAAAAGTGGCACGCATTCTTTCTGCGGCCGAGGCCCGCGGGGACTTGCGCCCTCACGACAGCCAGCGAGCCGCCGAGCAGTTGCTCGGCATGTGGCAGGGAATCGTGAGCATCGGCCTTCTCATTGGCGGGCGCCCGGCGCCGAGCCGGAAGGAGCGCGAGCGGGCGGTCGAACACGCTGTCGATGTGTTGCTGCGCGCCTACGGGCCGTCGCCGAACGGCTGA
- a CDS encoding ubiquitin, with protein sequence MRRARTKSIKEILVCLRILSLAPACVLFVMSRPTLAMQIFVRTIPGTTITLEVEPTDTIGFVKQLIQDRIGIPVSEQCLVFGGQELPDDATLQELNIQRENTLFLRECQRAEVSTVPVLTGVAGIALALLVLCVGAASLRQKSGQCRPPRFSS encoded by the coding sequence GTGAGACGGGCCCGAACCAAATCTATAAAGGAAATCCTGGTTTGCTTGCGAATCTTGTCCCTCGCGCCCGCATGCGTGCTGTTTGTCATGTCTCGACCTACCCTGGCCATGCAGATTTTCGTCCGCACCATTCCTGGTACGACGATCACCCTCGAAGTTGAGCCGACAGACACGATCGGTTTCGTAAAACAGCTCATTCAGGATAGGATCGGCATCCCGGTCAGCGAACAATGCTTGGTCTTTGGTGGCCAGGAACTTCCCGACGATGCAACCCTTCAGGAGTTGAACATCCAAAGGGAGAACACTCTCTTCTTGCGGGAATGCCAGAGGGCAGAGGTCTCGACCGTGCCCGTTCTCACGGGCGTTGCTGGAATAGCCCTCGCATTGTTGGTTTTGTGCGTTGGCGCTGCCTCGCTCCGGCAAAAGAGCGGGCAGTGTCGCCCTCCTCGTTTCTCCTCGTAG
- a CDS encoding HIT domain-containing protein, translating to MDKRKRRLPTRNQGEGEVVEVLWAPWRGVYLSGPKDPTCIFCRARDANDPAEQYVLSTSPAVVMLNKFPYATAHLMVAPRRHTADFAGMPAEEACELLKVVQRAAVVLQEVYKPEGMNIGLNLGQAAGAGFVDHLHWHLVPRWIGDTNFMPVLAGVKVMPDHLQAIYEKLKPHFAGE from the coding sequence GTGGACAAGCGTAAGCGGCGGTTGCCCACGCGGAATCAGGGAGAGGGGGAAGTGGTCGAAGTCCTGTGGGCTCCTTGGCGCGGCGTTTACCTGAGTGGACCCAAGGATCCCACCTGCATCTTTTGCCGTGCCCGCGATGCGAACGATCCAGCCGAGCAATATGTGTTGAGCACCTCGCCCGCCGTGGTCATGCTCAACAAGTTTCCCTATGCCACGGCTCATCTGATGGTGGCACCGCGCCGGCACACTGCGGATTTCGCCGGGATGCCTGCAGAAGAAGCCTGCGAGCTCCTTAAGGTCGTACAACGCGCCGCTGTCGTTTTGCAGGAGGTGTACAAGCCCGAAGGAATGAACATTGGGCTCAACCTCGGACAAGCGGCTGGTGCCGGTTTCGTTGACCACTTGCATTGGCACCTCGTCCCGCGTTGGATTGGCGACACCAACTTCATGCCGGTGCTTGCGGGTGTAAAGGTGATGCCGGACCACTTGCAGGCAATTTACGAGAAGCTCAAACCCCACTTTGCTGGGGAGTAG
- a CDS encoding integration host factor subunit beta, whose amino-acid sequence MTKRELVEELGRRFPYCSRRDLEVVVHTVFRSMVEALQKNGRVEIRGFGTFQLRERRGREARNPKTGQPFRVAPKRLPFFRAGKELRLRVDGQKPENS is encoded by the coding sequence ATGACGAAGAGAGAGCTGGTCGAAGAGCTTGGCCGCCGGTTTCCGTATTGCTCGCGCCGCGATTTGGAGGTGGTGGTTCACACCGTGTTTCGCAGCATGGTGGAGGCGCTCCAGAAAAATGGACGGGTCGAAATTCGTGGGTTCGGCACCTTTCAGCTTCGCGAGCGTCGCGGGCGCGAGGCCCGCAATCCAAAAACCGGCCAGCCTTTCCGTGTTGCTCCGAAACGACTGCCGTTTTTCCGTGCCGGCAAGGAGCTGCGCTTGCGGGTGGATGGGCAAAAGCCAGAGAACAGTTAG